The following proteins are encoded in a genomic region of Geminocystis sp. M7585_C2015_104:
- a CDS encoding pentapeptide repeat-containing protein, producing MLPKGATITEEALNPLEEASLPETTPERLAQLATHPDEAVKKAVVANPNTPVPIIFQLVENNSSFVTLIPDDNLCRLLKDFSPPDAFLLAVFRNKPASVLKAERVDLWNKLFTEKTSPQEKPRLCEASLENLNLKGVILKGVNLGWANLQGANLENANLMGAYLEGVDFTNANLTGACLEEADLSSRSTRLKNANLTRASLRKANLAGVSLKDANLTNVDLREAILRRVDLKNTYLAGFDLRRCDLREALLINTNLTDADLREANLEGANLTGASLSRVKLSLARYDKRTLWPEGFTRYQIYCALGFRAFLVDVNLDGKDLRWVQLEEAKLIGASLAGANLERAYLKGADLRGASLDKANLEGANLEGADLRGASLAGANLREARLVRADLRGADLAGADLVEASLGGARLERASFRLANLRRAGLQGADCNNCDFTCADMTGVYAGRASFSDAHLISTRLDMADLSYADLRGTNWRAATFYGAKLENAILPQGFNPNTP from the coding sequence GTGCTGCCCAAAGGTGCTACCATAACTGAAGAAGCCCTTAACCCCCTTGAAGAGGCATCCCTTCCCGAAACTACTCCGGAAAGACTGGCACAGTTGGCGACCCACCCTGATGAGGCTGTAAAAAAGGCCGTCGTGGCCAACCCTAATACCCCTGTCCCTATAATTTTTCAGTTAGTAGAAAACAATTCCTCTTTTGTTACCCTCATCCCTGATGATAACCTCTGCCGTCTCCTCAAAGACTTCTCACCCCCCGATGCCTTCCTGTTAGCCGTCTTCCGAAACAAACCCGCTTCTGTTTTAAAGGCCGAAAGGGTTGACCTTTGGAATAAACTATTCACAGAAAAAACCTCCCCCCAAGAAAAACCCCGCTTGTGCGAAGCCTCACTGGAGAATCTCAACCTAAAAGGGGTAATCCTCAAGGGGGTGAACCTGGGTTGGGCTAACCTGCAGGGGGCCAACCTGGAAAACGCTAATCTGATGGGAGCATATTTGGAGGGTGTTGATTTCACTAACGCCAACCTGACTGGTGCTTGTCTAGAAGAGGCTGATTTATCAAGTAGGAGCACTCGTCTAAAAAATGCTAATTTGACGAGGGCTTCTCTGAGAAAGGCTAATTTAGCGGGGGTTTCCTTAAAAGATGCTAATTTGACCAATGTTGACCTAAGGGAGGCTATTCTACGGAGAGTTGACCTGAAAAACACTTACCTGGCTGGGTTTGATTTGCGCCGGTGTGACCTAAGAGAGGCTCTTCTGATAAATACTAATCTAACCGATGCAGATTTGAGGGAGGCCAATCTAGAGGGGGCCAATTTGACCGGTGCCTCTTTAAGTAGGGTTAAATTGAGCCTGGCTCGTTATGATAAACGTACCCTATGGCCAGAAGGTTTTACCCGTTACCAAATATACTGTGCTTTGGGCTTTCGTGCCTTTCTAGTGGATGTCAATTTGGATGGAAAAGACTTGAGATGGGTGCAACTGGAGGAGGCAAAACTAATAGGGGCCTCCCTCGCCGGCGCCAATCTGGAGAGGGCGTATTTGAAGGGTGCAGATTTAAGGGGGGCTTCCCTAGATAAGGCCAATCTGGAAGGTGCAAATTTAGAGGGTGCAGATTTAAGGGGGGCTTCCCTCGCCGGCGCCAATCTGAGGGAGGCGCGTTTGGTGCGTGCGGATTTAAGAGGTGCCGACTTGGCTGGGGCTGATTTGGTGGAAGCCTCCCTTGGCGGGGCTAGATTAGAGCGTGCTAGTTTTAGGTTGGCCAATTTAAGGAGGGCTGGCCTTCAGGGAGCCGATTGTAATAACTGTGATTTCACTTGCGCCGACATGACAGGTGTTTATGCCGGAAGAGCCAGTTTTAGCGATGCCCACCTGATAAGCACCCGCTTGGACATGGCCGATTTGTCCTATGCCGACCTAAGAGGGACTAATTGGCGGGCTGCCACCTTCTACGGCGCTAAACTGGAAAACGCCATCCTCCCACAGGGGTTCAACCCAAATACCCCTTAA